CCAAAATcccattccttcctttcccaaTACCTTCTTTCATGTTCCCTTTGTTCTAGACCAACCCTATCTAAAGAATTTTCTGTGATGAAGCAAATGTATTGTATCTGCACTACACAAGATAGTAGCCACTAGCTATTTGTGCCTAGTAAGTACTAGGTTCAACCGAGGATCTAAATTTTGAGTTTAATTTCACTACAATTAATTGAAATTTAACTAACCAATGTCTCTAGTGGCTACCAAATTGGACAAGGTAACCATAGATGAAGAAACCTAATTGTCCTTTCCCCACCCTTTACTcattattccataaatatttattgcccaTCTACTTTGAGCCAGACATATGCCTTGGTGAACAagacatctcttttttttaagatttgtttattttattttagggagagagaggcagaggaagagggagagaatcctcaagcagactacccactgagtaaggagcctgaatccatcccaggaccctgagatcatgacctgagctgaaaccaagagtcagacactcaactgactgagccacccaggggccccaagacaACTCTTTCTTTATGAATGTTGAGGAACACAGCTAGTACTCAATTACACAAATGATTTCTTGATGCCAATTCATAGTACTACATCTCATCAATTCTAAGATGTTTagttttttcatatattaacatttctaaaatcaTGATGTGTGCCTTCTATCAACAGCATCTTACAACCACTGCCAGCCAGGCCAGTTATGCCTCACATGCAAGACAGAAGCCACTATCCATTTGTGCTTAGTTCATATCCTTAGTGTTATGACCAGACAACATGCAACCCCTTGACATTTCAGCCAACAAATTACATGAAGATGATTTAAACAAAGGTATGAGTCCTggtcattttcagaaaataacacCTTCTGGTAAGATCAAGGTATCTATTTGATACCTCCCAGTAAAGTCAAGATGTACAGATTAGGTGTCCAGGAGTTTGGAATAAAATCCCAAAGACAAGAGTAGAGCACTCTGTTAAGAACTGCAGCATCACCAGCACACTGAAAAACACAAGGATAAATAACACTGTGTAGAAAGGATATTATCAATTATACATGGAACAGTGATTCAGAAGAGTcagattctaaatttaaaaacctattaggaatattattttgtttatattttcctttttacaaatgcacaagaataaaatatgataaaatccACATTACATAAATCTAAAAGAACTCTCTTAatagcataaaattaaaattatgaagaaaaaatccTATCATGGATTAATTGTGAgtctttttttcctatgataaataaaatagttgagTGTTTTCCAATATATGCATCTTAAAATCAATGGAATTTGGTAAATGCAGTGCTGAAGTGCTCATGCTTCCTGTCCTTTTTTGATACTTTCCCCTCTATCTGAGATGCCCTTTTTATTCAACCTTCTGCGCCAGGTCAGATCTTCACGTCTTTTCCATCTCTGGTCTTCATTGTCTTTTCcatcacaattatttttttcctcacctgAATTCTCCGAGTGCCTTCTCAGGACCTACCACAGCATTTAGCATTTCCTTTATTGTATTATAGTTACTTATGTGTGTTCTTAGCTTCCTCAGCATAGTATATGGAGACTAGAATCCTTAAGGTCCAATTGCATGTCTTATTCAAATCTTACATCCCACTTAGTATACTACTTTGCCCATTTGAATATTTACCAAATGTAGGAAGGCCCTATGGTATATAATGTAACAGGGAGAAGCTTAGCATGTGTGACTCCATGTTGCTTCTGTGATCTACAGATTAGACACCCCCACTTAGCCCTGCATGTAGGCATGTTAATCATCAAAGGAATTTTGCTTACAGCTAAGATTTGCAAAACCGCTCTTTACCTGAAACCTACCTTACCAGAGGAGATAAGGAAAATAGCTAGAGTGGGCACCATCCTAATTCCTTCAAGATTGAAGAATGATCATATCTTAGGGGGAATTGAAACCATGCTCCCTAGGGTTAATGAGGTTGAAACTAGCAGAAAATTTAAAGCTTGTTTTTCAGAGAACTGTTTCTGCTTAATCAGCTATTGCAGTTTTTGGACCCACTAACAAATCTACCAGGTATCTCTGCAGAAGCCTAGATTCAAAGTCAACTAATATGGTTTCAGCCTATGAGCAAGCAAGGCCTTGCACGCCTTACCAGAGATAATGTGCCCAAGACCCCATCCAGTTTATACTAGCTCTTGGAACATGCCCATAGCCCCTTCTTCTTGTCCTAAGATATACTCTTGACATCAGGGGCTGAATTTTGACCCTTTCTGATATTAAGTCTCCACCCCAAAGTCAACACTGGATGTATGTTTGCTCAATGCACAAGCTCCATCTTTCCTCTTGAATAGTCAGTCGTAAGTCTCCCCACTCTTGTCATCAATATGTGTGGAATCACAACCCCTAAGACTataaactattttttctcttccccttcagGGAGGCAGATTTGAGTCTTGCTTTCCTGTCTCCTCCTTTGGCTGCCTCTCAAGTAAGTCCTTTCCTTGCTGCAAACCTGACGTCTTAGTGATTAACTTTACTGTGCATCAGGCCGACAGACATGGGTTCAATTATGATAATGTCACATAGATGCCCAGAGAGTGATGTAACATCCTTTAGACCTGTAATGTGGCATATGCTATTTCATTGTAAACTTCCAACTGGGTCGATATACAGCATGAGTGAGAGATGCCAAGAATCATTCTGACCAACACATGCTGTGGTCTGGAAGCAATGCCACAAAGGTGTGAGGTTTTGGTGCCATGTTCAAAGATCCCACAGGGCTAAACGTAGGTGATTGCACACAATTTTTTCCCAAAAGAGATTACCTCTGCTTCTTCTTCAAAgccccaaaaaataaaagtaaaggaagTAACATTAATAAATCCCAAATACTAAAGAAACCTGCTAAAGGAAATGACAGTAAATAAGGTTAACAAATTTTGGAAGATGATAAGCAGATGGACAAGAAATTTTCAGGAATGAGAAACAAAGTCTGCCTCATAGGTGGGATATGGCCCTGGAGTAACAATAGAAGGATTTATTGAAATTCTGCATCAAGAGTGGTTAAAGACCCAGGTCCCCTCCTTCTAGCAGACAGGTTTACTTCTGGAGAGGCTGACAGGAGGAGGTCTGTACTCCAGGCAAATCTACCTTGAAATATAACTAAAACAGGGGGGAAAAGTGGAAATCAGCACTGTAAACAATGGGACCtctagcttctttcattcagctCTGAGAATACAGGCTTATATGCCTCCAGAAAAAGGTCAGTAAATTCCTCTTTGGGGAAAGTAATcaccctcacttttttttaaaggttttatttatttattcaagagagacacagagagagaggtagagacataggcagtgggagaagcaggctccctaaggagagcccgatgtgggactcaatctcaggaccctgggatcacaacctgagccaaaggcagacgctcaaccactgaaccacccaggggccccagtaaTCACCCTCTTAAATATAAGTCTGCTATTagctattttaaaagattatatttttaccattttgtaCATGTATGTTGTTGTTGGCTACCTACACATATATAAGGATGCTGTTGAGATCCagtttgaaatttgaaaatacatgtgTATCTCCCACTAAATGTTAAGCTCCTTGAGGATAGAGTTCTATCCTATCCATATTTCCAGCCCATAATGTCAATCTTTGCATGTAATAAGTGCTCAGTAGATATtggttaaatttaaaaagaaaacttttttttttttaagcgcgCAGggtgagggatagagggagaggaagaagaagagagaatcttaagcaggcttcacacccagcaccAACCCCGACAACTCagtctcatggccctgagatcacaacctgagctgaaatcaagacttggacacttaacagactatgccacccaggctctcctcaACAGAAAACTTCTAAGAATACAATATTAACTGCTATATATTCAGACATGGAGTTCAATTCTAAACAACCAAAAGCTGTTCAGCAAAATCTCCTTGCCtccaactaaaaaacaaaaccaaagtggCCATGAGGGTTTATCAAGTTCACAGTGAGCATAGAACACAAATTTCTTCTCTCAGTCCCCTCCAACGTAGTTATCTGAAGCCCACCATGCATGCTCTGATGACACTGTAGTGTTAATCTTCATAGTCAAAGCTCAAGGTTTAACGGTTGGTGCCTACACAATCTGAAAAACTTCTATCATAGTCTCTGCAGTAGCCTGTTTAGCAATATTATGactaccttttaaaaacatttataaaaaagggtgcctgggtggctcattcagttgggtagtctgcctttggttcaggtcatgaccccaggactATGCAATCGAACCAGACTCCCCAtgtggcaggaagcctgcttcatcctcggcccctccccctgctcctattctctctctcctctctctctctctctctctctctctctctctcaaataaataaataaataaaatcttaaaaataaataaaaaataaataaatttataaatttgttaaaGTTCTTGAAACTTTTCTAATATGTTTCTTTTCCTCAGATAGTTCAATCAATTGCATTAGATGTTATTACTATAAAACAGGTAGGCATGATAATTTAGtactaaaaatatagaaaacttttCATAAGACCAAAGTTGAAAACACGCTACTTTCATAATTTTATGACATTTCCTGACAAAAAAAGATGGCTCAGTCTCAATTGATTTTATGCTGTCAGTTCTGGGAAGACATCTGTGGTTTTCATCATTATCCATTAATATTAGTTGTTGATAAGCATCACTAAGtgattttaaggttttataaaGCAGTTGGAGCCTTGGGAGTTCTCCACAGTGCTTTGCATATACCAAGAGTTGGCAACAGTTCGACAACCAGTGGAATTGGTGCCTTTTGCGAGATTGAAATCATGGCAGGTCCAAAAACCAATGCCCAATTCCATTTCACTagtatcaaaaaatatttcaactcttTTACTGTCACAGGTAGAATGAACTGTGTACTGGCCACATACGGAGGCATTGCTTTGATGGTCTTATATATTAAGGTCTTAAAAAACACCAGCTGTGAAAGCAGCATAAATGGACTTTAACCTGTAACTCATCTGTTAAGTTCCCATGCCTGGGGAAGCCAATGTCAACTCATCGTGTGATACTCAATTTGTACAATGAATTATGaacctagaaataaaaaagagttgGCAACAGTTTGACAATGGGGTGGCCAAATCACTGACACCTTTTCTTTAAGCAGAGGTATATCATAAGAGAACAGCAATGGAAGGGGAAAGGTAGAAGccaagaatctttttttcctatagatGAGATCAGCTTCACTTAGAGAATAAACTTTTACATTATGATGCAGGGTTGGGAAACAACAACTTCAAAACAAAGGTATGTCCAGGGTTGGCAATTGTAgttgatcctcacaacagccttGCCAGTTAGGTATTTTCACCTCTACCTGATGCCCAGAGAGTATGAGTAAGAGCCCAGACTACTGGTGACTGCCTTGAGAACCTCTTCCCTCACCCTCGCCAGCCAGTGTGCTGAGACCCAGCTGAGGCTTGCTTTTCTCTAATCAATCACATAAGAACAGCCTCTCTGAACCCTGCCTCCTTCTCCTGTCTCACTACCAAGGACTCTACTTCTCTAGCAACTCACCAGGTAAAGGCTGTGCATTGTACCATATCCCTCGGAGATGAGAATGTTACAGGAAATTCCTTGCTCCTAACACCTCTTCTAGACCATCACTCCTCCAGTCTCACAGAAAAGTCACTGCCCCTAGGAGGTACATGCCACCTAAGACACTATCCCTGGCTTTCCATGACCCTGTCATCTACCTACCTCCAAGTCAGACCCATAAAAGGTGAGTGTGAGGATCACTATGTTCCACTCCAACTGCTGAAGAATGATGCAGAAGAAAAAGTGGGTGTCACCTTGGATACACCGGGAACCACCTGCATCTTGGAGTGCAATCAGCTTTTGGTACATGTACCAGTTTGCTAATGACTGGACTATACAATATAGTCAAGTATCTGGAATGAATTCTATTTGACTAATATAAATCATAGAGATTCCAGTTTCTAATAGCCAGCAACATTTGGAAAAGTTAGACGGACTTTTGTGAATATTATCAGTATTCAGTATCAGTATatcagtaaaataaagacatagttAAATTCATACTATCATCTACCATCTGATAAATGGTCATTTCAAGACCTGGGGAGGTGGCTGGCTGAGCAGGAATTGTGAAAGAATGACTAGTTGAAAGTTGCCAGTCAGCAGCAAGGGCAAGGAGGAGACCTCAAAGGCACACTCACAATAGCAGCAATTCCTCCCTCCCTTCAAACATTTTCTATGTGGCTCTCATTGCCCTGAGGTAGTTATCAATTACTAATATCCTAAAATATTATCCTTTCCTGGCCCCTGTTTCTAGGCTCtatgaaaatatctatttctaCTTTTCATAAACATCCTAACAACTATATCccttttaaatctgtaaattctAATCATCAGTTCTTAGCTCAAAACTTTCAGAATAATTCCCTACTTAGAAAGGCAAACCAGATGTACAGTATGGTCTTCCAGTGGGGGTAAAAAATAACATACATGTCATATGTTCACAAACATTTAAATGGCATTGTTGTTTGCCTACACGACAGCTGTCCTCTACTGCCTCCATCTCAACATGTATTCAAGTTTTCCCCCACATAGATCATGTAACCCAGCAGAAATTGATCCTATCTCCAGGGGGTGGATTCTGATTAGTCTAATCTGATCATGATAACCCAATCCCCCTCATCAGTGATTGGTTAGGAATCCAGCCTTAAACCAATCCACATGTGGCAGTGCTCCACAATTGCTACTTACCCAGAGACTAACATAAGATTTAAATTGATCCAAATTATTCCATGACTGCGGTACATTTTCTCCCTCCTGGTTGGCTATGAATAAGGAGGCATGGGACCCAGATGCTATTGACATCCATCTAGCCACCATGAGGAAAGACCAGCCAACACATATAggaagcaaaacaacaacaaaatcacacGAATCTGACCCAGAGCCCTAATCATGCTGTGCCTAGAGACACCCTACCCTCAGACTTCCTGCTACTAAGGTAATAAATATCTTCACAGATTTAGCTAGCTTGATTTAAGTTTTCCCTCACTTACAGTTAAAAAGTTCCTGATTGATACTATGTATCTGTTACagatgttttaagaaaaagatagttacatatttaaagtaaatatctgAAGGCTACCTTCCAAATAGAGCAAGTTTAACCTCTAGTGAATGGTACTGGGGTGATGGTGTGGGGGCTGATATTGGAAtggggaagttttatttttaccttatatATTGCTACTCTTCCTTCTCATAGTCAGTAagtacaatttttaataaaaacatttcttaggAAAGTAGGGTGAGGAAATTGCCTAGTAGATCTTTCAAAAACACATCCACACCCTAATATTAGGACTTCTTCTTTATTAGTATTCTAAGTGGCTTAAAACTTCCAATTATGAGAGAAAAAGCCATCATGCACAAGGTTTATCCTGTCTGCCCAGTCCAAGCATCTGTTCACTGAGAAATACTCACCTTCATGTCTCTttgtcccttcccttctcctctgccttcccctcatgcacccttacacacacacacacacacacacacacacacacacacacacacggctccCAAAATCTATACTTTTACTATCAATACTGATGTGGTGTCCTGGCCACAGCCTCTTAGCCCTGTGATAAACACCTGACCCAGAGATGCTTCCTACCCTTGGATGAAAAGTTTCTCTTCTACTATTAGACAGAAAAATTTCAGCAGCAAGAAATTAGGTAGTACATAAAGAAGAACTTCCTGATCTAGTTGCTCTGAGATACTTAGAACCTTCATAATCACAGTATGCAGTTAACATCCAGGCTTTTtacctattatttatttctttttagtttgaaTAACACAAGCCACCCTAATTTTGCTTGAATCCTTCTTATGAATTTTCTTCTTGCTTAAAGAATTAGAAATGTGTTCCTAATACTTGCAACTAAAGTCTTGGGTAAGACAACTATAAAACTGAAGTTTAAGTGTTTACTTAATACTTACATAATTGATGTTCAGGctttttaaatctccatttaGAGGCATAGCCAGTGGAAGGCATAAATGGGAGCATCTGTTTGCCATGGCAGGGATGGTTGGCTTGCAGCTCTGGCTACATACAGCTCTTCAGTGCCAGACTGATGAAAAAGTAGCCATTCCAAAGAAGACAGGGTAGGGCTTAAGCAAACGAAAAGTCATGCCAGATAATGCTTTTAcaaataactgaaaagaaaaaccgTGTTTAATTTTAGGTACATACTGTACCCTACCTCATTTCAACAAGGATTTGAAGGAAGGCTACAAAAATGTATGGCATAGTATGATCGTGAATTTTTCAACTTGGCTGGGCCATAATACACAGTTATTCTATAAAGgcactttaaataaaattaatatttaaatcagcaGACTAGAAGTAAAGCACATTACCCTCCATAATGTGTATGTGCCTCTTCCAATCATTTGAAggccttaataaaaaataaaaaaaataaaaaagactgacctggatggacctagaaagtattaggaaataagtgaaataagtcagacagagaaagacaaatatcatatgatttcacttataattGGAGtctaataaacaaaacaaatggataaacagaaagcagaataagatctatgaatacagagaacaaactggtagttgccagagaggTAAGGGTGGGGAAGattggcaaaatgggtgaaggggagtgggaggtacaggccttCAGTTATGAAGTTAATAAGTCATGAGACTAagaggtacagcatagggaatatagtcaaagatattataataccattgtatggtgacagatggtagctatactgtGGTGAGCCtagcataacatatagaattaatgaatgatgatgttgtgcacctgaaactaatataacatcgtatgtcagctatactcaaattttaaaaattaataacaaaatagaataaaaaagactaaGCTCCCCAAAGGAGAGGAAATTCTGCCAAAAGACAGCCTTCAGATTTGAACTGCAGCATCATCTCTTGCCTGCatctccagcctgccagcctaccctgcagattttggacctGCCAGCCTCCACAATTACCTGAGCCAAttctaagaaagagagagacagaaacagacagGAAGAGAATAGGTGTTTGAATTACCTACCTATCACATGAACACTTTCTTGGACTGTTTTTCATACAGTTGTTTAATGTGGTTTATATAGAGACAGTCCAAACTTTCATATTAGCTCTAGACCTGGCTACAGGGCAGGGACATCTTTTACATTAGTACTAAATATAGTACTATGAACTTTATTGAACCTGTTTTATCAAAGAGGATTATAGAATGGCTGTTAAAGCACTTCTTAGCTGTTTGGGGAAATTATTATTTCCAATATAAACTTTTCCATTCCAACAAGCTATTATGTTTTTcaattctgaaattatatttaaaatgtatatataaattatatttcatatatacatatgtaagaaTTGCTCCCACTCAACTTCATCACCATCACTTTTTACTAATTGCCTTGTTTACTTGAATTACTTATTCAAAACAGCATTtgattattcaaaataatattgctCAATTTTAATTGAATCCTCAAGCTAGCCAGCATGTAGCTTCTCAGCTTGCATGGTAATTCATCAATACACTCATTATGCATTTCTTATGGATAGGACATGGATTAAAATGAGAGATTTGGTTGAAGCTATGTCTACTttaggcagaaaaaagaaagtgaaaatacatgCATAAAGAGACTTTTCTAAGAAGTCTAAATGCTCTACAATATCATATCAGTTATTTTCAACTTCATAGGGCATCTTTTCTGTAGAGAGTTAAAAACATTGATCTGTCTGTACCCCACGAAGTGAAATTTTTATCTACAACCAACAGGTGAATGACTTGAAGCCCACAACAGCTAAGTAGTTGGTCCAAGGCCACAGATGGTTCAGTTGAAGAGAATCTTCCAGAACCCAAAAGGCCAAACCCCTTCTTTGGTCAGTGCACTTTCTGTGACTTATACcacacatttttatgtttataaaagtaATTAGAAGGACTACAACTGCATTTCCATAGAATTTGTATGGTATTGGCACTTGCAAACTGACAGCAGGAGCAGAATTCTGCTCTCCATTTAGAAGTGGGTTTTTTGGCCAGCACCGTGTTTGTGGTTCTTTTGTTATGGATTTGAATACCTCTAGGCTAAGATATACTTCCCAGGCCACCAGAATCCTTGCAACTGACTAAAGTCTTTTCTGCACTCCACTCTTTTAGATGTTCTGCTAATACTGAAAGTGTCTgagtttaggtctttgatctataTGGTCAATGTactctatttccaaatttaatttcatctgaaagagaaagaaagagagaggtaggagggtcagagtgagagggagagggaatctcaagcagactccttgctgagcagagagcccagtgtggggctctaaCTTACCACTCTGAGATCtcgacctgagtcaaaatcaagagtcaggcacttaacatactgagccacccaggagcccctctaaAATTTAATCCTTATTGTTCTTCATCTTTAAAGccaattcttcctttttcttccaattCAGTCTCACTTTCATAAAATGTGTGTTATCAAATGTATTCATTCGGCAAATAGTTCCTGCATCCTTACTAGTATAGTCTAAGTCAACAAAAAGACAAGGAAGCCtaataaatgggagaagatatctgcaaatgatacatctgataaggtgttaatatccaaaatatatcaagaacttctataattcaaaatcaaaaataataataattgattaaaaatgggcaaaggatctgaacagacattttttgaAAACCATACAgctagccaacagacacatgaaaagatcctcaatatcactaatcatcagggaaatgcaaatcaaaaccataatgagatatcatatCCCACCTttctgaatggctaaaatcaaaaactcaagaaacaagtattggtaagaatgtggagaaaaaggaatccttgtgcagtgggtggaaatgcaaattggtatagccactttggaaaatagtatggaggctcctcaaaaaagtaaaaaattttaaaaattaccatatgatctagtaattccactattgggtatttacccaaaaaatatgaaaacactaattcaaaaagatatgcactcctgtgtttattacagcattatttacaatagccaaattatggaagcagctctagcctccatcaatagatgaatggataaagatataatggaatattacttagccataaaaaagaatgatatttttatcatttgcaacaacatgaatagacctagaaggtataatgctaagtgcaaaaagtcagagaaagacaaaaaccatatgatttgcttcatatgtggaatttaagaaaaaataaatgaggggcacttgggtggctcagtcagttcagtgtctgccttcagctcaaggtcttgagccctgggttctgggatcgagccccatgtcaggctccctgttaagcggggagtctgcttctccctcttcacatgcccctcttgtgttttctctctctctctttcttaaataagtaaataaaatcttttcttaaaaaaaaagtacacttataatgagcactgagaaatgtatagaattattgaatcattatattgtacacctgaaactaatataacattgtaggttaattatacttcagttaaatgacaagaaagaaaaggatatagTCCCCAAAAGTATTTGCTAAAACCCAAACTGAGTACATACTCATTTATACTCTATGTGCTATGCTAGATTTCacaggttttttctttcttgatatttcTAGAACTAACAGCTCTGTGGAACAAATATCTTTTTTAGGAGTCtcccttcattttaaatttcaccaGAATAGCTAGTATTTCAAGGAATGTGCTTCTCCAAGCTTCTTTTGCAAGCAAACCCTACTCCTTTTTGCAAGCAAGTCTTACCACCTTCCTCCTTTTCCCGCTGTCCTCAACCACATTACAGGTCACTTTATGCGTTGGAATATAAAACAAACTCACATGAAAAGAAAGTGTTCGAACTTTAAACTCTTATGTATTTTAGATCATTGGTTCCCAAGTCTATCTGCTCCTCAAAATCATTTGGGGAGTTTTTTTGTGTTGGAGGGAGGTGGTTAATATAGATTCCCGGGCTCCACTCCAGACCTATCTCAAAATAGAATCTTGAAAGTAGGGTGCAAGagtctgaatttaaaataaaatttaatatctttaattttaaaaaaaacctacccAGTTACTTTGAACAGTAGCTGGacttgagaaccactgttatAAACTGGAAGGACTTAAGAAATTCAGAAACCATAGATCTGTCATGGCTGAGCAGTCAGGGAAAACTGGTGAAAGTGGGGTTTGAC
This Canis lupus familiaris isolate Mischka breed German Shepherd chromosome 8, alternate assembly UU_Cfam_GSD_1.0, whole genome shotgun sequence DNA region includes the following protein-coding sequences:
- the LOC100683064 gene encoding LOW QUALITY PROTEIN: ATP synthase membrane subunit DAPIT, mitochondrial-like (The sequence of the model RefSeq protein was modified relative to this genomic sequence to represent the inferred CDS: inserted 2 bases in 1 codon; substituted 1 base at 1 genomic stop codon), which encodes MAGPKTNAQFHFTSIKKYFNSFTVTGRMNCVLATYGGIALMVLYXLRSXKTPAVKAA